One Rosa chinensis cultivar Old Blush chromosome 5, RchiOBHm-V2, whole genome shotgun sequence genomic region harbors:
- the LOC112201997 gene encoding receptor-like protein 2 yields MANAFLFFLLLIFSSNIIFENIHACNQSERSSLLSFALTLSSPQLNWTSANCCNWEGITCNQGGQITHLQLPSKGLKLKEDLSYNLFFGVLPSSLPSNHIRIVDLSSNHLHGAIPSSFFQEAWNLISFNVSNNTFSGPIPSSICHPSSSPLQHLDFSFNNFSGSVSSGLGKCSKLQVFRAGHNYLSGLLPEDIFKSTTLEVILLPLNSLYGAVSERISNLTNLTTLDLSYNQLSGVLPFHLGKLSKLKHILLDFNNLEGSLPLSLMNCTNLVELRMGANNLGGDISMLNFSKLSQLSKLDLRKNNFFGILPRNLYSCKFLKAIRVADNNLEFQIEAEIISLKSLSFLSLGWNKRFTNVTGAMKILMGCKRLVVLSLSSSFLGEEMPNGVEMADFNGFQNLRLLDLSLCNLSGIIPSWLSNLKKLQILSLSYNRITGSIPSWLGTLPKLQTLMMEFNQLSGGFPKEMCTLPMLASEQAAAQVGGIYLELPIYYNSPRADAALLQYNYIYNPSIYLSHNCLSGNIPIEIGQLQLLRLLDLSANNFSGNIPDQISNLKHIEILDLSMNHLFGKIPASSTGLNFLSSFNVSYNNLGGPIPLSTQLQSFNASAFEGNLKLCGAPLPNKCQTTEGSDAPDMSTEDVDTKEHQTPWFYISVALGFITGFWGVCGPLVLMRNWRYVYYHFLDNVQDRFHVMIAKRTVSMKRRFG; encoded by the exons ATGGCTAATgcattccttttcttcttgctcTTGATATTCTCTTCCAATATCATTTTTGAAAACATTCATGCTTGCAACCAAAGCGAACGCAGCTCTCTGCTGTCCTTCGCTCTCACTCTGTCTTCTCCTCAGTTAAATTGGACTTCCGCTAATTGTTGCAATTGGGAGGGAATCACATGTAATCAGGGTGGACAGATCACCCATTTGCAATTACCTTCCAAAGGACTTAAACTCAAAGAAG ATTTGAGCTATAACCTTTTCTTTGGAGTGTTACCATCTTCTCTACCATCTAATCATATTCGGATTGTGGATCTTTCCAGCAATCATTTACATGGTGCaattccatcttcttttttccaagaagcttggaatttgattagtTTTAATGTCAGTAACAACACCTTTTCAGGTCCTATCCCATCCTCTATTTGTCATCCTTCTTCTTCCCCGTTACAACACCTTGATTTTTCCTTTAATAATTTCAGTGGTAGTGTATCTTCTGGATTGGGGAAGTGTTCCAAACTGCAGGTCTTCCGTGCTGGTCACAATTACCTGTCAGGATTGCTTCCAGAAGATATCTTTAAATCTACCACACTTGAAGTGATTTTACTACCTCTAAATTCATTGTATGGAGCAGTGAGTGAGAGAATTTCCAACCTTACCAACCTTACAACCCTTGACCTCTCCTATAACCAATTGAGTGGTGTGCTTCCTTTCCATCTTGGGAAGCTCTCCAAGTTGAAACACATACTCCTTGATTTCAACAATCTGGAAGGTTCATTGCCTCTATCTCTGATGAATTGCACAAACCTTGTTGAACTACGTATGGGAGCCAACAACTTGGGAGGTGATATCTCCATGCTCAATTTTTCCAAACTTAGCCAACTTAGTAAACTCGACTTGCGAAAAAATAATTTCTTTGGTATCTTGCCGAGAAACCTCTACTCGTGCAAGTTCTTGAAAGCAATTCGAGTGGCCGACAATAATCTAGAGTTTCAAATAGAGGCTGAAATTATTTCATTGAAATCCCTGTCCTTCCTCtcacttggttggaacaaaCGTTTCACCAATGTGACAGGGGCAATGAAGATACTGATGGGTTGCAAACGTCTTGTAGTCCTATCATTATCATCTAGTTTTTTAGGTGAGGAAATGCCGAACGGTGTTGAAATGGCGGATTTTAATGGATTTCAAAATCTTCGACTTTTAGATTTGAGTTTATGTAACCTTAGTGGTATAATTCCTTCATGGCTATCGAATCTGAAAAAGTTACAGATCTTGAGTTTGAGTTACAACAGAATCACTGGCTCAATTCCAAGTTGGTTGGGGACTCTTCCAAAGCTGCAAACTTTAATGATGGAATTCAACCAACTTTCTGGAGGATTTCCAAAGGAAATGTGCACACTACCTATGTTGGCATCTGAACAAGCTGCAGCTCAAGTAGGTGGTATTTATCTCGAACTGCCTATCTATTATAACAGTCCTAGAGCTGATGCAGCATTATTACAGTACAATTACATTTATAACCCATCTATATACCTAAGTCACAATTGCCTTAGTGGGAATATACCTATTGAGATTGGCCAATTGCAGCTTCTCCGACTGCTGGATCTTAGTGCTAACAACTTCTCCGGCAACATTCCAGACCAGATATCTAACTTGAAGCACATAGAGATACTGGATCTCTCCATGAACCATTTGTTTGGAAAAATCCCGGCATCATCCACAGGTCTTAATTTCTTATCAAGTTTCAATGTCTCGTACAATAATCTCGGAGGACCAATACCATTAAGCACTCAACTCCAGAGTTTCAATGCTTCTGCATTTGAGGGGAATCTGAAACTTTGTGGTGCCCCACTACCAAATAAGTGTCAGACAACAGAGGGGTCTGATGCACCTGATATGAGCACCGAAGATGTAGACACCAAGGAGCATCAAACTCCATGGTTTTATATTTCTGTTGCACTTGGGTTCATTACAGGATTTTGGGGAGTCTGTGGTCCTTTAGTGCTTATGAGAAATTGGAGGTATGTATATTACCACTTCCTAGACAATGTACAAGACAGGTTCCATGTGATGATAGCAAAGCGTACGGTAAGCATGAAGAGAAGGTTTGGTTAG